The Nicotiana tabacum cultivar K326 chromosome 14, ASM71507v2, whole genome shotgun sequence genome contains a region encoding:
- the LOC142168992 gene encoding uncharacterized protein LOC142168992, whose product MSNKEYFVEEKLKKTPAQISIKDILMSSDSDTDALLKVLIGATEMEKTEQNLGMQLPYGTKMDVREMIKYGYRPGIGLRQSSIPEDDIIDGIGKLFVNMIEGCCEGTDIKTRTIRDAEPGNQTAKNPRSAIMTFNETDECNSPNFQEYEENRSECGEVTNYPSWLENIVPVPKKDGNIRICIDYRDVNKASPKDDFPLPNIHILIDNCANHKLQSFVDCFTGYHQILMHEENAEKTTFTTPWGVYYYRVMLFGLKNTGATYMRDMMTLFHGMIHEEIEVYVDDVIKKPLKISELLDDLKKNFKHLRRYNLKLNRAKCTFGVPTGKLLGFIVSRKGIEMHPSKIKAIKELPPPKNKKDTTQKAIKGQALADYLIENPVDGDYEPLTTYFFDDEVLFAGADIVESYLGWIMFFDGAANFKGVGIGAVLISESRQHVQYSSRRECQRTSGHRGVQYIDTQSQRGMVHQEYEEPDGKPWYHDIKKFLATREYPNDATNGQKRALRRLANNFFLNGEVLYRRTPDLGFLRCVNVAETTIRTSIGATSYMLVYGTKGVIPVEVEIPSLRVIQEAKLDDAEWVRVKQEHSMLIDEKRIESRCHGQLYQNRIANAFNKRVKPRQFAPGQLVLNKIFPHQDEAKGKFAPNWNKHHNVELFLAANKPQCYGDSKPISEPRIQVQDDQ is encoded by the exons ATGTCAAACAAAGAGTATTTTGTGGAGGAGAAGCTGAAGAAAACTCCAGCACAGATATCAATCAAGGATATATTAATGAGTTCCGACAGTGATACAGATGCCCTATTGAAAGTACTAATTGGG GCTACTGAGATGGAAAAGACTGAACAAAACTTGGGAATGCAGTTGCCGTATGGAACCAAAATGGATGTGAGGGAGATGATAAAATATGGATATAGGCCCGGAATAG GTCTGAGACAGAGTTCAATACCCGAAGATGATATCATCGACGGCATAGGAAAGTTGTTCGTGAATATGATTGAAGGATGTTGTGAAGGGACTGACATCAAGACACGGACTATCAGGGATGCCGAACCAGG tAATCAAACTGCTAAAAACCCGCGTTCCGCGATTATGACATTTAACGAAACTGATGAGTGCAACAGCCCAAATTTTCAGGAGTATGAAGAGA ATAGAAGTGAATGTGGTGAGGTCACCAATTATCCAAGCTGGTTGGAGAATATTGTCCCAGTACCCAAGAAAGACGGAAATATAAGAATATGCATAGATTACCGAGATGTCAACAAAGCTAGTCCAAAGGATGATTTCCctctgccaaatatccacatcctcATCGACAATTGCGCGAATCATAAACTACAGTCGTTTGTGGATTGTTTCACTGggtaccaccaaatcttaatgcaCGAGGAAAATGCAGAGAAGACGAccttcaccacaccttggggAGTTTATTATTATAGAGTCATGTTGTTTGGTCTTAAGAACACTggcgccacctacatgagggaTATGATGACCCTCTTTCATGGCATGATTCATGAGGAGATtgaagtgtatgtggatgacgtcataaAAAAGCCTCTAAAGATTTCAGAGCTCTTGGACgatttgaaaaaaaatttcaaacacCTACGAAGGTACAATTTAAAGTTGAACCGAGCAAAGTGCACGTTCGGAGTCCCCACTGGAAAACTGTTGGGCTTCATTGTAAGCAGGAAGGGAATAGAAATgcacccatcaaaaatcaaggctaTTAAGgaattaccaccaccaaagaacaagaaagat ACAACTCAGAAGGCTATCAAAGGACAAGCTTTAGCCGACTACCTCATAGAGAATCCTGTGGATGGGGATTACGAACCGCTTACTACATATTTTTTCGACGATGAAGTGTTATTTGCTGGAGCAGATATTGTAGAATCATACCTTGGATGGAtaatgttttttgatggagcagcaaacttcaaaggagtcggAATTGGGGCAGTCCTGATTTCAGAATCTAGACAGCATGTCCAGTATAGCAGTCGACGTGAATGTCAAAGAACTTCTGGTCATAGGGGAGTCCAATATATTGATACACAAAGTCAAAGGGGAATGGTCCACCAAGAAT ATGAAGAACCAGATGGTAAACCATGGTATCACGACATCAAGAAGTTCCTTGCAACCAGAGAATACCCGAATGATGCTACTAATGGTCAAAAGCGAGCCCTCAGGAGGCTAGCAAACAACTTTTTCCTCAACGGGGAAgtcctgtacaggaggaccccAGACTTAGGCTTTTTGAGATGTGTAAACGTCGCCGAG ACTACCATAAGAACATCCATTGGAGCAACGTCgtacatgttggtatatggcactaaaGGCGTGATACCCGTAGAGGTTGAAATACCGTCTTTAAGGGTCATTCAAGAGGCAAAATTagacgacgcagagtgggtacGGGTCAAACAGGAGCATTCCATGCTCATTGACGAGAAAAGAATAGAATCAAGATGTCATGGTCAACTATATCAGAACAGGATAGCCAATGCATTTAACAAGAGGGTGAAGCCTCGCCAGTTCGCACCGGGGCAGTTGGTCTTGAATAAAATCTTTCCtcaccaagatgaagccaaaggaaagttcgcACCAAACTG GAACAAACACCACAACGTGGAGCTTTTCTTAGCAGCAAACAAACCACAATGCTATGGGGACAGCAAACCCATTAGCGAGCCAAGGATCCAAGTTCAAGACGATCAGTGA